The Nomia melanderi isolate GNS246 chromosome 13, iyNomMela1, whole genome shotgun sequence sequence GATTCAACCCCTCCGTTGCATTCCCTTCTACCCTCGAAGCGAACTTCATCTTTTCCGTTAATGCCTTGAAAACGTACAACCTTCACTCGCCTTCCGATCGGATTCTACCATAAAAACAGAATGCAGAAGGGTGCGAGTATCGATCGGAAGCCGGCGCGTACGCGTTTCCTTTGGTGACCGTGTAAGCTTCACGGGACTTGCGACACAGGTCGTACGATCGATATTCTGAATTTCAACGGACAGGCAACTTCTGGCCTAATTTCTTTCCATGTTCGAAGAGTCTTGCTTTCCTTTCCATTGTGACGAGTAACGACGAGGTGAAAGTACGTTAGAGCGTACAGGTGGAAACGCTTCTAATCAGAGCAGCGGAACTAAAACAATGAAGCGAATGAGTGAAAAATTAAACATGGAACTGCGCAGGGCAGCGCGGACGAGCGCGGGCGTGCAATTACAGGTGCTTACAGGTGCTGCCTACACCGTGACCATTGCGATCGTCACCGAGCAGCGCCGTTTCGGTTAGAAGTATATCGGACGTCGCTAAACAATTGCACTATTGTCTCGCGTTCATCGCCTGCCCCATTCTAAAGTTTCTACTTCGTCAACCGGCTCCCTCCAGCGCAGATCACCGCGCGTACAATATATTCATGTAGATACGTTTGTTCCCCCCTCCGCTGCTCGCTGGAATTGACAAAAAATAAACGTACGTACTCGACTCGGGATAACGCAGGTAGCACGGTAACCTCGGCCGTTCGTGAGCCGCTGAGAATGCGACGAAATTAACGATACATACTAATACGCGACGCTTGAATGCGAAACCTCTTCTGTTTTCTTCGGTGTAAACGGTTATGTAGTTTGTACGTTACTCGATAACATCAGAAATTAGAAAACCGGTGTGTACAGATGAACTCTCGAATCAAACGAGTCTCGTTTTATAGGACGACTCGTGCTAGTCGTTTAGTAGACGCCATTAAACGTAATACACATGTATCGCTCGTGCGAGCACGAATACTTCTAAATACCGGACGCGCACGGCCACGCGTGCATCAATGCGTGGTTAACGATAAAGAACGAATGCCGATTAAACAAAGGTCACCGTTGAGCGAGTCACACAGCTGCTAACTAGATGCAACGGCACGATGCATTCTCTCGTATCGTGAGCGATAAACGTTCCAACGCGTGCCCAACACGTACCGACAGAACTAATTCGCTTTTTATTGTCGACGATAGTTGCTAATGTTACTGTCATATATATGGTCTTCCATGGTGTCAGCATTGCAACTGATTATTACGTTGAACATACGATTAACGCGTAAAAAGCAGGAATAGTCGATCCGATGAACGGATAGCGCTTAATCGCGCTGTCTCCCTCATTGTCACTTTATCTCGATCTCTCCTTAATATGCGTTTGTACTAGGGGCGGCGAGCGGTGAGCAATCGTGCAACTGGCACACTAACTTTCAACGAACGAAAACGTTATCGTTCGGAGTCGAGATGATTGAAAAGGCATCATCGTTCGATTACACGTTACGTAACACGTGACACCGTTGGTTGTACGGTAGGGTTGACCACGCGACGTTGAAACGACAATCGCCCGAACGGCAACGGTACACCCGTTCTCGAACGGTTTCGAGGTTGTCGGAAATTATTCGCGCCGGGAAAAAAATCGATTAGCAATTCGGTCTACAACCGTTAAAGGTTAGCGAACAGAGCGTATCGTCTTTTCAGATTAAGTTGTGAGACCTGCCTTACCGGCCTTACGAGAAATGCTAATATATACCGAAGCCCCTCCAGACCCCTCAGGCCCCGGAGACCCCGGGGATCAAAAGGACCCCACAGACCCCGGGGACCCGGAGAACCCTCGAGACCTCAAAGACCCCGCATAGCGTGGTCGTGAAACCCTTCACCGTCTCTTCGACTCTTCGTCTCCTCgtttcctccttctcctcctacTCCTActtttcctcctcttcttcctcctacTCGCCCACCTATACTACCAGTACGACCaccatatattttttacatctaactcttcatcttcatcttcatcctcTACCCCTCTCTCTCTAGCTGTTTCCGTTTTACGGTTCATCCATTACAAGTAAAATCTAGTTGAAATACTTTTCAACAATTAGGGCCTGCATTCCTCCTACTCGCCCACCTATAGTACCAGTGTGACCACCATATATTTTTTCCCTGGTGGTCTCTTCATCTTCATCCTTtacctctctctctgtttccgtTTTACAGTGCATCCATTGCAAGTAAAAGCTAGTCGAAATACTTTTCAACAATTAGGGCCTGCCGGTACATTTCACTTTTTCATCGATTAACCCATTAATTTCTTAACAAAAAATTACCGTTTCTCATGTGTTATatatagactgcggatttttatgcatttatgggaaactCGAATGCATGCGACATAAAGAAAGTATGTAGAATATCTAAAACTTAGTGCTCCTTTGACTTTCCATTGTAATTCTGCTGTTCTAATTACAttctaattaatttgaattcgcaTAAGGACCCGCAGTCCGGTTATATGTGTTCTCAGAGAGGAATTCTGCTTACCGCCTCGTCGgttttcttctgtttccatCCCGTGACATTTCGAACAGTTCTGCGACGAGAGTGCAGAGTTCATTAATCCTCGGATGATACCGGTCATAGGCGACGTCTCCTCGGACTTTGTCGGCGAAGTTTCGTCCGTCTCGACGATGCACGACAACATTGTGACCGTctgaaaaatatacattttccttGAACTTGAAATTTCTCTCGTTGCTGTATACACAGCCGAGCCCCTTTTTTACGCGGTACATTGGAACACCTTTTACGCGATCTCAATTtagagtaaataatttaatattgtatttcttttctaattaccacagcattagataaatattcaatttgattcgaattgattgtctatttaaaagatattacgTAATAACATGATATCTGAATTGTTTATATACACTTATActgatataaattgatttcactgaaaattgccatcgttacagtttcctgaaaattacccggtacgcagtgtgttaCGACAAAGCTGAAACTTGTTGTAGTCCCTGTATATCTAACAAATGTCCTTGCTTGACTCGTCGAATTGCAAAAAAATAAGGCAACAAGCGAATCAGAGGCAGAAATGCGTATCGACACGTGTAAGCCTCactctatttaaaactaatcaaaattaCCATCGTTCGAAGCTGTCTCTGACACGCAACATTCTCAACAATTATGTATCCGTACTCGCGTGTAGCGATTCGAGTCGATCATTTATCAGAGGAAACATTGCGATAATCTCGTCTCGATACGTCCAccgtggaaataaatatttacgcgCGAACGTTATAACCTTCACGATGGAAATTCAGTTTTCAATATTGACAACTCGacgatgtttaataattattcatctgCATACGTACCGTTTACGGGAAGCAAAATTCTTGTTGTTTCCTTGTCGGTAGACGTTGACGCTATCTATTCGGATGTCGAGGAAGCAAACGTCCGACCTAGCGTAACGAAACAATATTTTCGAAGTGTGCATGCGAATCGATTAGAGGCGAATAGAAGTTTCAATAACTTTGATTACTTTTGTTCAATACacggtaatattaatattaattactgcaGCACTTTAAAATATGTGCAAGCTTTGCTTGTAATGATGCACACTCACACAGAAAGCACACACAcacattaatgaatattataataagtggCATTTATATCGAAAATATGGAAAAGAAACAATGCTACCTATCTATGATGCAAATACGTATTTGtatctattatattaattatgtattacttCGTTAAGTGTAAGTACGTAACACGTGTATTCCTGAATGCCGAAAGAAACTTTGTATACATTTTGTCACTGACGTACTTACGCAGATAAGTGACTGGtacttttaaaacaaaatacGTCGAATCCACGATAGGAACAATTTCCCATGTATTATTACGATTTAATGAAACATTCGAATTGAACGAGAAGCAGCTTTCCTGTCGTTAATTAGCGAAGACGACACGGTGTTAATTTTCAGACACTTACCTTTCGCGCCAGATTTTCTTGTGTTGCTTATCACTCGAAGGAAACGCTAACACTTAAACTTGagtaattctattttcgttCAATGGTATTCTTTTTTCGCAACGTGACTTGCCAACATGTCAAAGAGTGTCAGAAATTCGATCTTATCGAGTTTACTGAAACAAGGAAATTCCACTAATTTCTATCGTTGGCCACACGATCCTAGCAGCCcgcgtaaaatattttattagcatATACAACGCCACCTACTACaactaaaaacaaatgaaaattcatcgCTTGTAATTGGTTGTCGCTGACCATAGActgaaaaatatgttacattTAAATGTGACTTAATGAACGCAATTGGTCTATTCGTATAGTATTCATAGATACATGGGTTGATCGTTTTCGATGACAGGTTAAAGATATGAGAATTAACGATACAAAGGAATCATGACAGAAATATAGGagcatatttgaaaaataaactttatgtaatttattcgtttcgcataaaatctcaaatatttatttttgtttacatgtaACAACATTCATCgactataaattacaataaaatatatgtccTGTACAACCAGGAGAGTAACAGCTATATCGTAAAAggatcataaatatttatcaaccaACACGATCGTCGGATGAAGCTGGCAATGTATTGTGCGTCTAGCATGATTCGCATCAAGGCACTTTTGAAATTTCGGGCTACAGATAGATTAATCAGTCAATCGGACGAAATAATACGACGCATCACGGTCGTGGCATTTCtccaatattttttttcctttctttcttcctttctttcttttatgtATATAGGATGGaacgtgtatacatatatgcgTCTACGCAACAAATCTCAAAATAGAAATGTACTACGTATTTTACGATTTGCATGGAATGCGCAAATCGGTCGAGTTAAACGTACGAATTTTCCAAcacgttagaaaatattttttcgactTGATTCGGTCGAACTAATGGGAATCGTTCGAATGGACTTTGGTAAAGATTTCGAGGACACGAAATACCCAGTTTTAGTAGCGTTTGTGATAAGATTTTTAGGTTTCGGAGGAAGCGGTGGAGGTTTCGATGATTTCATGTTCGACAGGGTTCGCAGGTCGAAAGAATCCAAAGCGACTATTCGAGAGCCGGATCCGTTCTCTACGACCACTTGTCGGTTTCGTTCTCGTTCACGGTCTCGTTCTCGTTTGGCAATTCCGATTGCAACCGCAACACCATCCCCATTCCCATCCGTATCCGTGTCTGTATCCGTATCCGCATCCCCGTTTCCATCCATTAAAGTCGGGACCAATACGATCGAATTGTCTTCAGACTTACTCTGAGAATCTTTCCCACCGGTGGATACAACGGCAGTTTCTGCATTGACATTTCCGTTCCTTGACGGAGCTACCGTGCTTTGATCCTGTCCCTCAATACATTCCCGTTCGTTAATTGACCCATAAAACTTAGCGTTCGCTTCAGTGGTACTGGCGCACATTATCCTATGTCTTCGAACCTTGTTGCAGCGATCCGCCGGTTTACCATTTTCCTTGTTCTGATCAGTAATTTCATAGCTTTAAGGGTCGAAACGCAGCATGATCAAAGTTTCAACGTAACATATATGTAAAAAGGCAACGAGATGTCTACACGCGTCATAAAAATACCGTATCGTCGGATAGATACGCATGAGTATATCTTAGAGAATATGCTTTTATCCGTTTACCTTTAAGAAATCTGgcaattcaaaattaatttccgTTCCTCTCTGATCTTCCAGCCTGGATCTTTGAGCTCGTTTTAATCCTTCGTATAGATCTACAACGAGCATCAGAAACATATACCGTTTTCTTCCTCCATAGTATTCatcaaaatggagaaaatatatatatatatatattttaaatatataaatatataatatatattataaatataaatatatatgttataaatatatatatattttatatatttatttatatatatcacTTACCTTCACCGTCAAATTTTCCTGGCAACTGCAACTTAACGCCATTCCGCCATTTCGCTATTAAAGGAGGATGAGACTTgacagtttcttcagacgtgtAATCGTTTGCGTTTCCTTTATCGTTTGAATTGCACTTGGATTTTCCCTTCAACAAGAAACGACGATATGTTCATTTTATGCGTGATACAGACGACGTAcaaataaacaatgaaataaatacatcTGTGTATTTCATACCTTCTTTTTTCCATGCATCGTAGAATCGCGGAGAAAAAATTTACTAGGTAAAATGGAGGAACCTTCGGAGCGCTGATCGTCCGACTGCATGCAcaacataaatttaataaagagCGATAATCTAATATCGAACAGTAATCTTTTCGATAATTGCTTCTATTACCTTACATGAGCCATCGTTGTACTGATATTTGCTCGCACCTTTTCCAACCAACAGCTCTTCGAAGACTCTGTTGGTGATCTCATCTAACGTCGGCTGAGCGAGCGGCACGTCGTGGGTATATTTCACCGTGTGTAACTCGTGCATCGGATCTACGTAACGATAAtgtttttattcttaatttcttcAACACCGCAGAGATATAAAAGACGGTATATAAAAATGGCTTGTTTACCTTCTTCCTTTACGTTAGTCAATGTCAATCTGGCTGGAGCATCGATAGCTGGCATATCCATACAAACGCAATGATTTTCACTCCAGACAGTGATTGTATTCAGATTGAAACCATACTTATTTGACAGCGGCTTCAACACTTCTCTAAGAGTTCTACCTTTATGTGCAATCACAGTTATTACACGTCGCGGTGGTAAGtccacttttaatattttcgttggGACAACTTCTACTTCTTGGCCAGCTAGTACAGACGACGGGTATTTCACTTCTATTGTCTAAAAGTACAAAACAAAAACCAAAAGATAGATGCGTATCGCGTCTTCGTCCGTCAGCCGTATTCTTGGCAGTTAAAATTACGAGTCCAATCAGATTGCTTCCAATTAGAGGCAGTACGTGAATACACTTAGAAATGTCTGTCAGTGTCTTATATCTTAAATTCAAAGGTGTACAACTACGAAAGCAGTGTTGAAAAAACGCATGCATGGTTATCAAAACCAGTATTGACGTGTATGAGATAACAGATAACAGTAAATAACAAGGTAACAAAAAAGTACACGCCCTCCTAGCAACACTTTATACCATCTCCAGGCTATGCTCACCAGAATGTTTAGTTAGATTTGGACACCGAGTAAATTGATGGCGAATGAAAGATATAATCGTTAGGTGGTAGAAACGTCTCTGGAAGGAAGAAAGTAATGGAAGAGGTAGCAAAGCACACGTCCCAGTATAGCGAATCTCGGATTCCAGTTAATAAGAAGAAAGACCGACTTTGTTAGTTTTCGACAGTGTTTTCGAAAAGATGCGTTAAATAAATACGAGAGAACACAAACCTCGTCTGTGGCTAGGATTAGAACGTCATAGTTAGAGTATCGAAGAGCTCTTTTATCAAGGAGGCGTGTAACCACATCTTTAATACTCTCCGTTTGGCTAGTCGGCACAACCGTGGTCGATCCGTCGGGTAATATTACCCGACACAACCCGGTACATTTGGTACGAACTTCTTTTGATTCGTTCGACTGTCCTTCGTAGGACGATAAAGACTACAATTTATACATACAACAGTTTTGTAGATTCGAAAGAAAATATCAATGTAATTACCTATTACACATTATGTGTTAtctgttgtatttatttatcgttttGTTCAAACAAATTCTCTACTCATGCTTTAACGACGGttctcaataatatttataacactcCTGTAGTTTACACAGTACTAAAGTGAAAAAATGCCTTTTGCAACGCATTGTAAGATAAACTCTATTACGATAACTTCACACATAACGTATGCTTTCAATCTAACTGTTATGTCAAGTAACATCACTGTCTGTTTGCGTTTAACTAGCTGGCTAGTTAGCGCAACGTACGAGAGTACTTACATGTTTATGGAACGACTGTCTCAGTGCCAAATCCCAAGAAGCTAACGAAGACCTGCTACTAGATATGGAAATACTGTCGTCGTTGTTATTACCTTCAGACTCTCTCTTCATAGTTGTAAAACTCTtataaatggtttcacttcTACTAGGGGTTTTACTGTACTCGGTCTCTCCGCGGTCTTTTGATTTAGACCTAAATTAAGAAGCGAAAAACGACATATCAGCATTTGgatttgtaaacattttatacACGCAAGATTTCCCTATACATCTTTATACGTGGTTACCTATTCTTTCTATTCCATGGAAGAATAGACTTTCTACATCGATCTTCAGCATCTGAATggcttttttttaatttcacacTAGGCGAATTAGTGAGACTTAAATCACAATCCTCTACAGCAACCGTGGAACATCCTGTTTCCATACAACGACGATACAGATCGGATCTCAAGAACCTTGGGTAACTGTCGAATTTCATCAAGTTGAAAACTTGTTTCTGTGCCTAGTAAAAGTCATAAGGATTATTTccatattattttaaaacaaagaaaCTTGCAAACAACaaagcaacaacaacaactacAGCAGTGATATGTTACAtaacaaatgatttatttaccTGCAGAAATAGATTAGCAGGAGCTTCGCCGAGAAGCTCTGGAGTTATTTGACCAGCAGCATGACTGTCTACGTTCACAGGCTCAGATGCCGTATTAGATAAATGACGTTGATAGATTTGACTAGCCAACTTGCGCCGTGTAACGATATCCTTAGTGTCTTTATATCTTTCACAAGCAGCCCAGAAATAGATATTTT is a genomic window containing:
- the loco gene encoding regulator of G protein signaling family member locomotion defects isoform X1, whose product is MHQNRRKKKRVNYGVRTVEVSRGSKGFGFTISGQQPCILSCIVPGSPAENAGLRAGDYLVSVNGHNVSKVPHDDVVQLIGCSKGILRLQIAENYYSDSSDEEGLATVRCRPKYTHKPRTSNIGALQLQCRVAKVVRDLQSGVMFDTTERASTELQNQESYCGLQYRWDMSSPLPPPPPPTSHKRDSEKIVHRTVVGYLGTIDIPNQLHPSCMMQVLRKCIKRLKAEKRNPTTVLLTIHVANIKLTNSENHVIAEYPSYRIIFCNSFSEQDKQYFGILTKSVKDKENIVSNSCHVFTIYYKLIDHAVHSSVCNIFGFTCTKTSELNVCQEFPDSCNSLIGAIQTLYISDSTSTDANSYNEIRRHQDASSPQPSNISTSTAHSSNSDSGIGFKDDCTSRLDKNNTQDVSRRRCYPTSDYKDACAHSPKMYGNAAVDFRLTVRAVSNAYWTERNESDACKSNGKLSHESVVFNDFCNRISACTTSIKDHEAHSDLQKETKRGNLPTCPLPSASTVKQGLVSSSVGSLASVCTTAMLHGIEDRVETSENSTFRSKALLTFTQLTELTETDNRDKFSPKVFSGISKSLVHSFEDLKASMDYTRPLCQTYSDKSDNSRPWGSLQEIRNIGSCVQDTCMHGSTELCDKNTDYKSIHAWANGFEKLLEDPKGLQTFAEFLKKEFSHENIYFWAACERYKDTKDIVTRRKLASQIYQRHLSNTASEPVNVDSHAAGQITPELLGEAPANLFLQAQKQVFNLMKFDSYPRFLRSDLYRRCMETGCSTVAVEDCDLSLTNSPSVKLKKSHSDAEDRCRKSILPWNRKNRSKSKDRGETEYSKTPSRSETIYKSFTTMKRESEGNNNDDSISISSSRSSLASWDLALRQSFHKHSLSSYEGQSNESKEVRTKCTGLCRVILPDGSTTVVPTSQTESIKDVVTRLLDKRALRYSNYDVLILATDETIEVKYPSSVLAGQEVEVVPTKILKVDLPPRRVITVIAHKGRTLREVLKPLSNKYGFNLNTITVWSENHCVCMDMPAIDAPARLTLTNVKEEDPMHELHTVKYTHDVPLAQPTLDEITNRVFEELLVGKGASKYQYNDGSCKSDDQRSEGSSILPSKFFLRDSTMHGKKKGKSKCNSNDKGNANDYTSEETVKSHPPLIAKWRNGVKLQLPGKFDGEDLYEGLKRAQRSRLEDQRGTEINFELPDFLKNKENGKPADRCNKVRRHRIMCASTTEANAKFYGSINERECIEGQDQSTVAPSRNGNVNAETAVVSTGGKDSQSKSEDNSIVLVPTLMDGNGDADTDTDTDTDGNGDGVAVAIGIAKRERDRERERNRQVVVENGSGSRIVALDSFDLRTLSNMKSSKPPPLPPKPKNLITNATKTGYFVSSKSLPKSIRTIPISSTESSRKNIF